Proteins from a genomic interval of Gossypium hirsutum isolate 1008001.06 chromosome A09, Gossypium_hirsutum_v2.1, whole genome shotgun sequence:
- the LOC107896323 gene encoding pentatricopeptide repeat-containing protein At5g18390, mitochondrial, translated as MNLSVNSELVFCVLRYCSNSPTESLRFFSWAHSHYTHTSVEFEELVKIFILHRKYESMWKTIQQMQKQQLSLSCDTLSFIIEEYGKNGFIDQAVEVFNKSTNLGCKQTVSVYNSLLFALCEVKMFHGAYALIRRMIRKGKVPDKGTYTVLVNGWCSSGKIKEAQDFLEDMSKKRFNPPVRGRDLLIEGLLNAGYLESAKKMVRRMTKEGFVPDIATFNSLVETICKTEEIDFCIDMYHSVCKLGLCPDINTYKILIPAASKVGRIDEAFRILNNSIEQGYKPFPSLYAPIIKGLCRKWQFDDTFSFFGEMKIKGHAPNRPVYTMLITMCGCGGRFTDAANYLVEMTELGLAPISRCFDMVTDGLKNCGKHDLAKRIEQLEVSVRRV; from the coding sequence ATGAACCTTTCTGTGAACTCTGAACTTGTATTCTGCGTACTTCGTTACTGCTCAAACTCCCCTACAGAATCTCTTCGCTTTTTCTCATGGGCCCATTCCCACTACACCCACACCTCCGTCGAATTTGAGGAGCTAGTCAAGATCTTTATTCTCCATAGGAAGTATGAATCCATGTGGAAAACCATTCAACAAATGCAAAAGCAGCAGCTTAGCCTTTCTTGTGATACCCTTTCATTTATTATTGAAGAGTACGGGAAGAACGGCTTCATAGACCAGGCTGTGGAGGTTTTCAACAAAAGCACTAATTTAGGTTGCAAACAGACCGTTAGCGTTTACAATTCATTGCTCTTTGCACTTTGTGAGGTGAAGATGTTCCATGGAGCATATGCGTTAATCCGAAGGATGATTAGAAAAGGTAAGGTACCAGACAAGGGAACATACACAGTTCTGGTGAATGGATGGTGTTCCTCCGGGAAGATAAAGGAAGCGCAAGACTTCTTGGAGGACATGAGTAAGAAGAGGTTTAATCCTCCAGTTAGAGGTCGAGATTTGTTGATAGAAGGTTTGTTGAATGCAGGTTATCTTGAATCAGCCAAGAAAATGGTAAGAAGAATGACCAAGGAAGGATTTGTGCCTGACATTGCTACATTTAATTCTTTGGTGGAAACAATCTGTAAAACTGAGGAGATTGATTTCTGCATCGATATGTATCATAGTGTTTGTAAATTGGGGCTTTGTCCGGATATTAATACTTACAAAATATTGATACCTGCAGCTTCAAAAGTCGGTAGGATTGATGAGGcatttagaattttaaataattcaattgaACAAGGTTATAAACCATTCCCTAGTTTGTATGCACCTATAATCAAAGGCTTGTGTAGGAAATGGCAGTTTGATGATACATTTAGCTTTTTCGGTGAAATGAAGATCAAGGGTCATGCTCCAAACAGACCGGTCTATACAATGTTGATAACAATGTGTGGATGTGGAGGCAGATTTACAGATGCAGCAAATTATTTGGTGGAGATGACTGAGCTGGGATTAGCACCAATTTCAAGGTGCTTTGATATGGTTACCGATGGTTTAAAGAATTGTGGGAAGCATGATCTGGCTAAAAGGATAGAGCAGTTGGAGGTTTCCGTTCGACGTGTTTGA
- the LOC107895413 gene encoding iridoid oxidase: MEITSILLLCLILFSFSALIQLSRGKQSRKLKNLQPPEPPGWPILGNFFDLGAAPHQTLHKLKPKYGPVLGLKLGSVKTVVIQSAMAASEFFKKHDHDFCDRKCPTYESSLNLQHNIPLLVQSINEYQGGNGGYWIVISTANTSVCKAAPQIWK, encoded by the exons ATGGAAATAACCAGTATTTTGCTTCTATGTTTGATTCTTTTCTCGTTTTCAGCTTTAATTCAGCTCTCACGGGGAAAACAATCTCGGAAACTTAAAAATCTTCAACCACCAGAACCTCCAGGGTGGCCAATATTAGGCAACTTTTTCGACCTTGGAGCTGCGCCTCACCAGACCCTACACAAGCTCAAGCCTAAGTATGGACCGGTGCTTGGGTTGAAGCTTGGGTCAGTCAAAACTGTGGTGATACAATCTGCAATGGCAGCCTCTGAATTTTTCAAGAAACATGACCATGATTTCTGCGATCGTAAATGTCCCACT TACGAAAGTTCTTTGAACTTGCAGCATAATATTCCTCTGTTGGTTCAGTCAATTAATGAGTATCAAGGTGGAAATGGAGGTTACTGGATTGTAATTTCTACTGCAAATACTTCGGTCTGCAAAGCTGCTCCACAAATATGGAAATAG